In Streptomyces sp. NBC_00448, the following are encoded in one genomic region:
- the argH gene encoding argininosuccinate lyase, whose amino-acid sequence MSAGAGTGKLWSSRFADGPSAALEKLSASVHFDFRLAPYDIAGSRAHARALCRAELLTADELDRMIAGLDALEADVAAGAFTGTIADEDVHTALERGLLERIGPDLGGKLRAGRSRNDQIATLFRMYLRDHARIVGGLVADLQDALVGLAEAHPDAAMPGRTHLQHAQPVLFAHHVLAHAQALSRDAERLRQWDERTAVSPYGSGALAGSTLGLDPEAVARDLGFEHGSAGNSIDGTASRDFVAEFAFITAMIGINVSRIAEEIIIWNTKEFSFVTLHDAFSTGSSIMPQKKNPDIAELARGKSGRLIGNLTGLMATLKALPLAYNRDLQEDKESVFDSCDQLEVLLPAFTGMMATLTVHEERMAELAPAGFSLATDIAEWLVRQGVPFRVAHEVAGECVKVCEAEGIELDQLTDEQFAKISPHLTPRVRDVLHVPGALAARSGRGGTAPSAVAVQLAEVKADLAVQHAWATAKEGTGPGGSGA is encoded by the coding sequence GTGAGCGCGGGGGCCGGTACCGGCAAACTGTGGAGCTCGCGGTTCGCCGACGGGCCGTCCGCCGCGCTGGAGAAGCTGTCGGCGTCCGTGCACTTCGACTTCAGGCTCGCGCCGTACGACATCGCCGGCTCCCGGGCGCACGCCCGGGCGCTGTGCCGGGCGGAGCTGCTGACCGCCGACGAGCTGGACCGGATGATCGCCGGCCTCGACGCCCTGGAGGCCGACGTGGCCGCGGGCGCCTTCACCGGCACCATCGCCGACGAGGACGTGCACACCGCGCTGGAGCGCGGCCTGCTGGAACGGATCGGCCCCGACCTCGGCGGCAAGCTGCGGGCCGGCCGGTCCCGGAACGACCAGATCGCCACGCTCTTCCGGATGTACCTGCGTGACCACGCCCGGATCGTCGGCGGCCTGGTCGCCGACCTCCAGGACGCGCTGGTCGGCCTCGCCGAGGCGCACCCGGACGCGGCGATGCCCGGCCGCACCCACCTCCAGCACGCGCAGCCGGTGCTCTTCGCCCACCACGTGCTCGCCCACGCCCAGGCGCTGTCCCGGGACGCGGAGCGGCTGCGGCAGTGGGACGAGCGCACCGCGGTCTCGCCGTACGGCTCCGGCGCGCTCGCCGGGTCCACGCTCGGCCTGGACCCGGAGGCGGTCGCCCGCGACCTCGGCTTCGAGCACGGCAGCGCCGGCAACTCCATCGACGGCACCGCCTCGCGGGACTTCGTCGCCGAGTTCGCCTTCATCACCGCGATGATCGGGATCAACGTGTCCCGGATCGCGGAGGAGATCATCATCTGGAACACGAAGGAGTTCTCCTTCGTGACCCTGCACGACGCCTTCTCCACCGGCTCCTCGATCATGCCGCAGAAGAAGAACCCGGACATCGCCGAGCTGGCCCGCGGCAAGTCCGGCCGGCTGATCGGCAACCTCACCGGCCTGATGGCCACTCTCAAGGCGCTGCCGCTGGCCTACAACCGGGACCTCCAGGAGGACAAGGAGTCGGTCTTCGACTCCTGCGACCAACTGGAGGTGCTGCTCCCGGCGTTCACCGGCATGATGGCCACCCTCACCGTGCACGAGGAACGGATGGCGGAACTGGCCCCGGCCGGTTTCTCGCTGGCCACCGACATCGCCGAGTGGCTGGTCCGGCAGGGCGTCCCGTTCCGGGTCGCGCACGAGGTGGCCGGCGAGTGCGTCAAGGTGTGCGAGGCCGAGGGCATCGAACTCGACCAGCTCACCGACGAGCAGTTCGCCAAGATCTCCCCGCATCTGACCCCGCGGGTCCGTGACGTGCTGCACGTGCCGGGGGCGCTCGCCGCCCGCAGCGGCCGCGGCGGCACCGCGCCCTCGGCGGTCGCCGTACAACTCGCCGAGGTCAAGGCCGATCTGGCCGTGCAGCACGCCTGGGCGACGGCCAAGGAAGGCACCGGGCCGGGCGGCTCCGGCGCGTAG
- a CDS encoding argininosuccinate synthase — MTERVVLAYSGGLDTSVAIGWIAEETGAEVIAVAVDVGQGGEDLDVIRKRAIACGAVEAEVADAKDEFAEEYCLPAIQANALYMDRYPLVSALSRPAIVKHLVAAARKHGADTVAHGCTGKGNDQVRFEAGIASLAPSLNCIAPVRDYAMTRDKAIAFCEAKNLPIATTKKSPYSIDQNVFGRAVETGFLEDIWNAPIEDIYEYTQDPAAPREADEVVITFKQGVPVAIDGQEVTVLEAIQQLNVRAGAQGIGRIDMVEDRLVGIKSREIYEAPGAIALITAHQELENVTVERELARYKRQVEQRWGELVYDGLWFSPLKRALDGFIAEANSHVSGDIRMTLHGGRAVVSGRRSDQSLYDFNLATYDTGDSFDQSLSKGFIELFGMSSKIAAKRDLDQ; from the coding sequence GTGACCGAGCGCGTCGTACTCGCCTACTCAGGCGGCCTGGACACCTCCGTCGCCATCGGCTGGATCGCCGAGGAGACCGGCGCCGAGGTCATCGCCGTCGCGGTCGACGTCGGCCAGGGCGGCGAGGACCTGGACGTGATCCGCAAGCGCGCGATCGCCTGCGGTGCCGTCGAGGCCGAGGTCGCCGACGCCAAGGACGAGTTCGCCGAGGAGTACTGCCTCCCGGCGATCCAGGCGAACGCGCTGTACATGGACCGCTACCCGCTGGTCTCCGCGCTGTCCCGGCCGGCCATCGTCAAGCACCTGGTCGCCGCCGCCCGCAAGCACGGCGCCGACACCGTCGCCCACGGCTGCACCGGCAAGGGCAACGACCAGGTCCGCTTCGAGGCCGGTATCGCCTCGCTCGCGCCGAGCCTGAACTGCATCGCCCCGGTCCGGGACTACGCGATGACCCGGGACAAGGCCATCGCGTTCTGCGAGGCGAAGAACCTCCCGATCGCCACCACCAAGAAGTCCCCGTACTCCATCGACCAGAACGTCTTCGGGCGGGCGGTCGAGACCGGCTTCCTCGAGGACATCTGGAACGCGCCGATCGAGGACATCTACGAGTACACCCAGGACCCGGCCGCCCCCCGGGAGGCCGACGAGGTCGTCATCACTTTCAAGCAGGGCGTCCCGGTCGCGATCGACGGCCAGGAAGTCACCGTCCTGGAGGCGATCCAGCAGCTCAACGTGCGGGCCGGCGCCCAGGGCATCGGCCGGATCGACATGGTCGAGGACCGGCTGGTCGGCATCAAGTCCCGGGAGATCTACGAGGCCCCCGGCGCGATCGCCCTGATCACCGCCCACCAGGAGCTGGAGAACGTCACCGTCGAGCGCGAACTCGCCCGCTACAAGCGGCAGGTCGAGCAGCGCTGGGGCGAACTGGTCTACGACGGCCTGTGGTTCTCCCCGCTCAAGCGGGCGCTGGACGGCTTCATCGCCGAGGCCAACAGCCACGTCTCGGGCGACATCCGGATGACCCTGCACGGCGGCCGGGCCGTCGTCAGCGGCCGGCGGTCGGACCAGTCGCTCTACGACTTCAACCTCGCCACCTACGACACCGGCGACAGCTTCGACCAGTCCCTGTCCAAGGGCTTCATCGAGCTGTTCGGCATGTCCAGCAAGATCGCCGCCAAGCGGGACCTCGACCAGTGA
- a CDS encoding arginine repressor: MTEPQAHGGGQAVPQTRTARHRRIVDLLGRQPVRSQSQLAKLLADDGLSVTQATLSRDLDELGAVKIRTNDGELIYAVPSEGGFRTPQAPLGESVKEERMRRLAAELLISAEASANLVVVRTPPGAAQFLASAMDQAEVYDILGTIAGDDTVVLISRDPAGGQKLADHLLRLAQGEA, from the coding sequence ATGACCGAGCCGCAAGCGCATGGCGGGGGCCAGGCAGTCCCGCAGACCCGTACCGCACGCCACCGCAGGATCGTGGACCTGCTCGGGCGGCAACCGGTGCGGTCGCAGAGCCAGCTCGCGAAGCTGCTCGCCGACGACGGGCTGAGCGTCACCCAGGCGACGCTCAGCCGGGACCTCGACGAACTCGGCGCGGTCAAGATCCGTACGAACGACGGTGAGTTGATCTACGCGGTGCCCTCCGAGGGAGGGTTCCGCACGCCGCAGGCGCCGCTGGGGGAGTCGGTCAAGGAGGAGCGGATGCGGCGGCTCGCCGCGGAGCTGCTGATCTCCGCGGAGGCGTCGGCGAACCTGGTGGTGGTCCGCACTCCGCCGGGCGCGGCCCAGTTCCTCGCGTCCGCGATGGACCAGGCCGAGGTGTACGACATCCTCGGGACGATCGCCGGCGACGACACGGTCGTGTTGATCTCGCGGGACCCCGCGGGAGGGCAGAAGCTGGCGGATCACCTGCTGCGGCTCGCCCAGGGCGAGGCGTAG
- a CDS encoding acetylornithine transaminase, translated as MTGNKELAQRWQGALMNSYGVPRLPLARGEGVRFWDADGKEYLDFVGGIATNALGTAHPAVVEAVTRQIGSLGHISNLFLAEPTVQLAERLLQHFGRPGRVFFANSGTEANEAAFKIGRLTGRTHVVAAQGAFHGRTMGSLALTGQPAKRTAFEPLPGDVTHVPYGDVAALRAAVTTDTAMVILEPILGEYGVVVPPVGYLQAAREITAATGTLLVLDEVQTGVGRTGHWFECLAQGVEPDVVTLAKGLGGGLPLGAAVAFGPAADLITPGSHGTTFGGNPVACAAALAVLDTIAAEDLLDNVKRQGEKLRQGVEALNHPLVDHVRGSGLLIGIVLTEPLSAKVERAAQDAGLLVNAAVPDVVRLAPPLVVGDAETDAFLQALPGVLDEVYRAAQADRPGE; from the coding sequence GTGACCGGCAACAAGGAGCTGGCCCAGCGCTGGCAGGGCGCGCTGATGAACAGCTACGGCGTCCCCCGGCTGCCCCTGGCCCGCGGTGAGGGCGTCCGGTTCTGGGACGCCGACGGCAAGGAGTACCTCGACTTCGTCGGCGGCATCGCCACCAACGCGCTGGGCACCGCCCACCCGGCCGTGGTCGAGGCGGTCACCCGGCAGATCGGGTCGCTCGGCCACATCTCCAACCTCTTCCTCGCCGAGCCGACCGTCCAGCTCGCCGAGCGGCTGCTCCAGCACTTCGGGCGCCCGGGCCGGGTGTTCTTCGCCAACTCCGGCACCGAGGCCAACGAGGCCGCCTTCAAGATCGGCCGGCTCACCGGCCGCACCCACGTGGTGGCCGCCCAGGGCGCCTTCCACGGCCGCACCATGGGCTCCCTCGCGCTCACCGGCCAGCCCGCCAAGCGCACCGCCTTCGAGCCGCTGCCCGGCGACGTCACCCACGTGCCGTACGGCGACGTGGCCGCGCTGCGCGCCGCGGTGACCACCGACACCGCGATGGTGATCCTCGAACCCATCCTCGGCGAGTACGGCGTCGTGGTGCCGCCGGTCGGCTACCTCCAGGCGGCCCGGGAGATCACCGCGGCCACCGGGACGCTGCTGGTGCTCGACGAGGTGCAGACCGGCGTCGGGCGGACCGGCCACTGGTTCGAGTGCCTGGCGCAGGGCGTCGAGCCCGATGTCGTCACCCTCGCCAAGGGGCTCGGCGGCGGCCTGCCGCTCGGCGCCGCGGTCGCCTTCGGCCCGGCCGCCGACCTGATCACCCCCGGCAGCCACGGCACCACCTTCGGCGGCAACCCGGTCGCCTGCGCCGCCGCGCTGGCCGTGCTGGACACCATCGCGGCCGAGGATCTGCTCGACAACGTCAAGCGGCAGGGCGAGAAGCTGCGGCAGGGCGTGGAGGCGCTGAACCACCCGCTGGTCGATCACGTGCGCGGTTCCGGGCTGCTGATCGGTATCGTGCTCACCGAGCCGCTGTCCGCCAAGGTCGAACGGGCGGCGCAGGATGCCGGACTCCTGGTGAACGCGGCCGTGCCCGACGTGGTGCGGCTGGCGCCTCCGCTCGTCGTGGGCGACGCGGAGACCGACGCGTTCCTCCAGGCGCTGCCGGGTGTGCTCGACGAGGTGTACCGGGCCGCACAGGCCGACCGACCGGGAGAATGA
- the argJ gene encoding bifunctional glutamate N-acetyltransferase/amino-acid acetyltransferase ArgJ, giving the protein MSVTAAKGFTAAGIAAGIKENGNPDLALVVNAGPRRAAAGVFTSNRVKAAPVLWSEQVLKGGAVTAVVLNSGGANACTGPKGFQDTHATAERVAEVLGHSAGEVAVASTGLIGLPLPMDKLLPGIGTAAAELSAHGGEKAAIAIKTTDSVHKTAVATGPSGFTVGGMAKGAGMLAPGLATMLVVLTTDADVDQGTLDKALRDATRQTFDRIDSDGCMSTNDTVLLLASGASEVAPEYTEFADTVRAVCADLARRLIGDAEGASKDIRIEVVHAATEDDAVEVGRSIARNNLLKCAVHGEDPNWGRVLSAIGTTSAVFEPDALDVAINGVWVCRGGSVGDDRDLVDMRFREVVITADLAAGDASAVIWTNDLTADYVHENSAYSS; this is encoded by the coding sequence TTGAGCGTGACGGCAGCGAAAGGGTTCACGGCGGCGGGAATTGCCGCCGGGATCAAGGAGAACGGCAACCCGGACCTGGCCCTCGTGGTCAACGCCGGGCCGCGCCGGGCCGCCGCGGGCGTCTTCACGTCGAACCGGGTGAAGGCCGCCCCGGTGCTGTGGTCGGAGCAGGTCCTCAAGGGCGGCGCGGTGACCGCGGTGGTGCTCAACTCCGGTGGCGCCAACGCCTGTACGGGCCCGAAGGGCTTCCAGGACACGCACGCGACCGCCGAACGCGTCGCGGAGGTGCTGGGGCACAGCGCGGGCGAGGTCGCGGTCGCGTCGACCGGGCTGATCGGCCTGCCGCTCCCGATGGACAAGCTGCTGCCGGGCATCGGCACCGCCGCGGCCGAACTGTCCGCGCACGGCGGCGAGAAGGCCGCCATCGCGATCAAGACCACCGACAGCGTGCACAAGACCGCCGTGGCCACCGGCCCGTCCGGCTTCACCGTCGGCGGTATGGCCAAGGGCGCGGGCATGCTCGCGCCGGGCCTGGCCACCATGCTCGTGGTGCTCACCACGGACGCCGACGTCGACCAGGGCACCCTGGACAAGGCGCTGCGGGACGCCACCCGGCAGACCTTCGACCGGATCGACTCCGACGGCTGCATGTCCACCAACGACACGGTGCTGCTGCTCGCCTCCGGCGCGTCCGAAGTCGCCCCGGAGTACACCGAGTTCGCCGACACGGTGCGCGCGGTCTGCGCCGACCTGGCCCGCCGGCTGATCGGCGACGCCGAGGGCGCGAGCAAGGACATCCGGATCGAGGTGGTGCACGCCGCGACCGAGGACGACGCCGTCGAGGTGGGCCGCTCCATCGCCCGCAACAACCTGCTCAAGTGCGCCGTGCACGGCGAGGACCCCAACTGGGGCCGGGTGCTGTCCGCGATCGGCACCACCTCCGCCGTGTTCGAGCCCGACGCGCTCGACGTCGCGATCAACGGCGTGTGGGTGTGCCGGGGCGGCTCGGTCGGCGACGACCGCGACCTGGTCGACATGCGCTTCCGCGAGGTCGTCATCACCGCCGACCTCGCCGCCGGAGACGCGTCCGCAGTGATCTGGACCAACGACCTCACGGCCGACTACGTCCACGAGAACAGCGCGTACAGCTCATGA
- the argC gene encoding N-acetyl-gamma-glutamyl-phosphate reductase has protein sequence MTVRVAVAGASGYAGGEVLRLLVGHPEVEIGALTGNSNAGQPLGALQPHLVPLAGRVLAETSAEVLAGHDVVFLALPHGQSAAVAEQLGDDVLVIDMGADFRLKDAADWERFYGSEHAGSWPYGLPELPGGRAALEGSKRVAVPGCYPTAVSLALFPAYGAALVEPEAVIVAASGTSGAGKAPKPHLLGSEVMGSMTPYGVGGGHRHTPEMIQNLSAVAGQRVGVSFTPTLAPMPRGILATCSAKARPGVGAVDVRAAYEKAYAEEPFVHLLPEGQWPATASVYGSNAVHVQVAYDEDAGRVIAISAIDNLAKGTAGGAVQSMNIALGIPEATGLSTIGVAP, from the coding sequence ATGACGGTGCGGGTGGCGGTGGCCGGAGCCAGCGGGTATGCCGGCGGGGAAGTGCTCAGACTGCTGGTCGGGCACCCCGAGGTCGAGATCGGGGCGCTGACCGGGAACAGCAACGCCGGGCAGCCGCTGGGGGCGCTTCAGCCGCACCTGGTGCCGCTGGCCGGGCGCGTGCTCGCGGAGACCTCCGCGGAGGTGCTGGCCGGCCACGACGTGGTCTTCCTCGCGCTGCCGCACGGCCAGTCCGCGGCCGTCGCGGAGCAGCTGGGCGACGACGTGCTCGTGATCGACATGGGCGCGGACTTCCGGCTCAAGGACGCCGCCGACTGGGAGCGGTTCTACGGGTCGGAGCATGCGGGCAGCTGGCCGTACGGGCTGCCCGAGCTGCCGGGTGGCCGCGCCGCGCTGGAGGGGTCCAAGCGCGTCGCGGTGCCCGGCTGCTACCCGACGGCGGTCTCGCTCGCGCTGTTCCCGGCGTACGGCGCCGCCCTCGTCGAACCCGAGGCGGTGATCGTCGCCGCGTCCGGCACGTCCGGCGCGGGCAAGGCGCCCAAGCCGCACCTGCTCGGCTCCGAGGTGATGGGGTCGATGACCCCGTACGGTGTCGGCGGCGGCCACCGGCACACCCCCGAGATGATCCAGAACCTGAGCGCGGTCGCCGGGCAGCGGGTCGGCGTGTCCTTCACGCCCACCCTCGCGCCCATGCCGCGCGGCATCCTCGCGACCTGCTCCGCGAAGGCGCGGCCGGGCGTGGGGGCGGTGGACGTACGCGCCGCGTACGAGAAGGCGTACGCCGAAGAACCGTTCGTCCACCTGCTGCCCGAGGGCCAGTGGCCGGCGACCGCCTCCGTCTACGGCTCCAACGCCGTGCACGTCCAGGTCGCCTACGACGAGGACGCCGGCCGGGTCATCGCGATCAGCGCGATCGACAACCTGGCGAAGGGCACGGCGGGCGGCGCCGTACAGAGCATGAACATCGCCCTCGGGATTCCTGAGGCGACGGGACTTTCCACGATCGGAGTGGCGCCTTGA
- a CDS encoding DUF58 domain-containing protein, which produces MPASAPGPIPPEPAPASVPGPGDIVVEGATGSGAVERALGGRQSESGRPTEAPPEPPDGWRAGERALRYGTVAALALGAALVTGRPWLLALAAGPLVLLALALPRTPRARHLTATVEVAVRRCFEGEQVVARIAVVHDGGEGRLDPGVMLGPGVRLDALTVGAAHLELRFTAERWGRWTLGTVDVDLYDAGGVARRTVRVDLGEVAVFPLPAAAGLTPIPVRLPTRLGEHASPQRGEGIEVIGVHPYVRGERQRRINWPATTRRGSLQLHQFAAERAADTVVMLDVLGDIRDPATGLSSLDETFRAAAGLVRAYLRTHDRVGVVAVGGTTRWLQPGSGDGYFYRIVESVLEVRKDLVQRDPELSRLPPPALPEGALVYVFTPLTDQRILDVLDQVRSRANPMVVVEIPSGDPPAPRGDTTAELALRLWRADRDAMRFALTERGIALIAHQPGQTLDLALAPLLRTRIHGGSR; this is translated from the coding sequence GTGCCTGCGTCCGCACCGGGGCCGATCCCGCCCGAGCCCGCGCCCGCGTCCGTACCGGGGCCCGGCGACATCGTCGTGGAGGGTGCGACCGGCTCAGGGGCGGTCGAACGCGCCCTCGGCGGGCGGCAGTCGGAGTCCGGCCGGCCCACCGAGGCGCCGCCCGAGCCGCCGGACGGCTGGCGGGCCGGCGAACGTGCCCTGCGCTACGGCACGGTGGCCGCGCTCGCGCTGGGCGCCGCCCTCGTCACCGGCCGGCCGTGGCTGCTGGCGCTGGCCGCCGGTCCGCTGGTGCTGCTCGCGCTGGCACTGCCCCGGACGCCGCGGGCCAGGCATCTCACCGCGACCGTCGAGGTGGCTGTGCGGCGCTGCTTCGAGGGCGAGCAGGTCGTCGCGAGGATCGCCGTCGTCCACGACGGAGGCGAGGGCCGGCTCGACCCCGGGGTCATGCTCGGCCCGGGGGTGCGGCTGGACGCGCTGACCGTGGGTGCGGCCCATCTGGAACTGCGGTTCACCGCCGAGCGGTGGGGGCGGTGGACGTTGGGCACGGTGGACGTCGATCTCTATGACGCGGGGGGTGTGGCGCGGCGCACGGTGCGGGTGGATCTGGGTGAGGTGGCGGTCTTTCCGTTGCCGGCGGCGGCGGGGCTCACGCCGATTCCGGTGCGGTTGCCGACCCGGCTGGGGGAGCACGCGTCGCCGCAGCGGGGGGAGGGGATCGAGGTGATCGGGGTGCATCCGTACGTGCGCGGGGAGCGGCAGCGGCGGATCAACTGGCCTGCGACGACGCGGCGCGGGTCGCTGCAACTGCATCAGTTCGCCGCGGAGCGTGCCGCTGACACCGTGGTGATGCTCGACGTCCTGGGCGACATCCGTGATCCCGCGACGGGGCTGTCGTCGCTGGACGAGACGTTCCGTGCGGCGGCCGGCCTGGTCCGGGCGTATTTGCGGACGCACGACCGGGTCGGGGTGGTGGCGGTCGGCGGGACCACGCGGTGGCTGCAACCCGGCAGTGGCGACGGGTACTTCTACCGGATCGTGGAGAGCGTGCTGGAGGTCCGCAAGGACCTGGTCCAGCGCGACCCGGAACTCAGCCGGCTGCCGCCGCCCGCGCTGCCGGAGGGCGCGCTCGTCTACGTTTTCACCCCGCTCACCGACCAGCGCATTCTGGACGTACTCGACCAGGTGCGCTCCCGCGCCAACCCGATGGTCGTCGTGGAGATCCCCTCCGGCGACCCGCCCGCGCCGCGCGGCGACACCACCGCGGAACTCGCGCTACGGCTGTGGCGGGCCGACCGCGACGCGATGCGCTTCGCGCTGACCGAGCGCGGCATCGCGCTGATCGCCCACCAGCCGGGCCAGACCCTCGACCTGGCGCTGGCGCCGCTGCTGCGCACCCGTATCCACGGAGGTTCCCGATGA
- a CDS encoding DUF4129 domain-containing protein — protein sequence MGRRALSTRGVPGDARTALVVVVVAGTVLAALVLRPGSVGRGAGAVRSGPAVALLAIGWAVGCLTLFARYRVRPRIDTRLSPVEQRLAAVVRATLLVAAAAVPAAVLVLHRFGPPFKPAPLGPGEFGVGRSRPARDLGHDTPHNPPPWLIVTLLVVAGVALVAAFVVAYRRLRAEYVRRPRRARRDPHEDAWLLADAVESGRRALGDNGDARTAVIACYVAMETSLAGSGVSRHVSDSPNDLLVRAAASGLRTGGSASVLTELFREARYSSHPMGDTHRAQAADALADLAERLAAPRTGARAEEGV from the coding sequence ATGGGGCGGAGAGCGCTCTCGACCAGGGGAGTGCCGGGCGACGCGCGTACGGCGCTGGTCGTCGTGGTCGTCGCCGGGACCGTGCTGGCGGCGCTGGTCCTGCGGCCCGGCTCCGTCGGACGCGGCGCGGGAGCGGTCCGCAGCGGGCCGGCCGTCGCGCTGCTCGCGATCGGATGGGCGGTCGGCTGCCTGACGCTGTTTGCCCGGTACCGGGTCCGGCCGCGGATCGACACCCGGCTGAGCCCGGTCGAGCAGCGGCTCGCGGCCGTCGTGCGCGCCACGCTGCTGGTCGCCGCCGCCGCCGTACCGGCCGCGGTCCTGGTCCTGCACCGGTTCGGACCGCCCTTCAAACCGGCGCCGTTGGGCCCCGGCGAGTTCGGCGTCGGCCGCTCGCGTCCCGCACGCGATCTCGGGCACGACACGCCGCACAACCCGCCGCCCTGGCTGATCGTCACCTTGCTGGTGGTCGCGGGTGTGGCGCTCGTGGCCGCGTTCGTCGTCGCGTACCGGCGGCTGCGGGCGGAGTACGTCCGCAGGCCGCGACGTGCCCGGAGGGACCCGCACGAGGACGCCTGGCTGCTCGCCGACGCGGTGGAGTCCGGCCGGCGCGCCCTGGGCGACAACGGCGACGCCCGGACCGCGGTGATCGCCTGCTACGTCGCCATGGAGACCTCGCTGGCCGGCTCGGGCGTGTCCCGGCACGTCTCGGACAGCCCGAACGACCTGCTGGTACGCGCCGCCGCGAGTGGCCTGCGCACCGGGGGCAGCGCCTCCGTGCTCACCGAGTTGTTCCGCGAGGCCCGCTACTCCAGCCACCCGATGGGCGACACCCACCGCGCGCAGGCGGCCGACGCACTCGCGGACCTCGCGGAACGGCTCGCCGCGCCGCGCACCGGAGCCAGGGCAGAGGAGGGGGTGTGA